From Thermoflavifilum aggregans, a single genomic window includes:
- the atpA gene encoding F0F1 ATP synthase subunit alpha has translation MAEIKPDEISAILREQLAHLDTEVSLEEVGTVLEVGDGIARIYGLEHVRSGELVEFENGVKAIALNLEEDNVGVVLMGDYTGIREGDHVRRTGKIASIKVGEALIGRVINTLGEPIDGKGPITGDLYEMPLERKAPGVIYREPVKQPLQTGIKAIDAMIPIGRGQRELIIGDRQTGKTAIAIDTIINQREFYEAGQPVYCIYVAIGQKASTVASVMKTLSDYGAMDYTVIVSATAADPAPLQFYAPFAGAAIGEYFRDTGRPALIVYDDLSKQAVAYREVSLLLRRPPGREAYPGDVFYLHSRLLERAAKIIDDDDVARQMNDLPDSIRHLVKGGGSLTALPIIETQAGDVSAYIPTNVISITDGQIFLESNLFNAGIRPAINVGISVSRVGGNAQIKSMKKVAGTLKLDQALYRDMEAFAKFGGDLDAATRAVLDKGARNVEILKQPQYSPYPVEKQIAIIYLGTNNLLSEIPVHKVRDFELAFLQEMELRLPDVLAEFKKGNLPEDGIRKMVELAKELTPRFK, from the coding sequence ATGGCAGAGATCAAACCAGATGAAATATCCGCTATTCTCCGGGAACAGCTTGCGCACCTGGATACGGAAGTATCCCTTGAGGAGGTAGGCACTGTGCTGGAAGTGGGCGATGGTATTGCCCGCATCTATGGCCTGGAACATGTGCGGTCCGGTGAATTGGTTGAATTTGAAAATGGTGTAAAAGCCATTGCCCTGAATCTGGAAGAAGATAATGTGGGTGTGGTGCTGATGGGCGATTACACCGGCATTCGCGAAGGCGATCATGTACGCCGGACCGGCAAAATTGCTTCCATAAAAGTGGGAGAGGCATTGATTGGCCGGGTCATCAATACCCTGGGCGAGCCCATTGATGGGAAAGGCCCCATCACTGGGGATCTTTATGAAATGCCACTCGAGCGCAAGGCTCCGGGAGTTATTTACCGGGAACCTGTAAAACAGCCCCTGCAAACTGGTATCAAGGCTATTGATGCCATGATTCCCATTGGGCGTGGCCAGCGCGAATTGATCATTGGCGACCGGCAAACCGGAAAAACAGCCATTGCTATTGATACGATCATCAACCAGCGCGAGTTCTATGAAGCAGGTCAACCGGTATACTGCATTTACGTAGCCATTGGCCAGAAGGCTTCTACGGTGGCCAGTGTGATGAAGACGTTGAGCGATTACGGAGCTATGGATTATACCGTGATTGTATCAGCCACAGCGGCCGATCCTGCTCCACTTCAGTTTTATGCACCGTTTGCCGGTGCCGCCATCGGCGAGTATTTCCGCGACACAGGCCGCCCGGCACTGATTGTATATGACGACCTGAGCAAGCAGGCCGTGGCCTATCGTGAAGTATCGCTGCTATTGCGTCGTCCGCCGGGCCGCGAGGCTTATCCGGGTGATGTGTTTTACCTCCATTCCCGCCTGCTGGAAAGAGCAGCCAAAATCATTGATGATGATGACGTGGCCCGCCAGATGAATGATCTGCCCGACAGCATCCGGCATCTGGTGAAAGGGGGAGGCTCGCTGACCGCTTTGCCCATTATTGAAACCCAGGCAGGCGACGTATCAGCTTATATCCCCACCAACGTGATCTCGATTACTGACGGACAGATCTTCCTGGAATCCAACTTGTTCAATGCCGGTATCCGTCCGGCCATCAACGTGGGTATTTCGGTGAGCCGGGTAGGAGGAAATGCACAAATCAAATCCATGAAAAAAGTAGCCGGTACCCTGAAGCTCGACCAGGCACTATACCGGGATATGGAAGCTTTTGCCAAATTCGGAGGCGACCTGGATGCCGCTACCCGTGCCGTGCTCGACAAAGGTGCCCGCAACGTGGAAATTCTCAAACAACCTCAGTATTCTCCATACCCGGTTGAAAAGCAGATTGCCATCATTTATCTGGGTACCAACAATTTGCTCAGTGAAATCCCCGTGCACAAAGTGAGGGATTTTGAACTGGCATTCCTGCAGGAAATGGAACTGCGTTTGCCCGATGTGCTTGCTGAATTCAAGAAAGGCAATCTGCCTGAAGACGGAATCCGCAAAATGGTGGAACTGGCCAAAGAATTAACTCCCCGGTTTAAGTAA
- a CDS encoding NAD(P)-dependent oxidoreductase, producing MTKVLITAKTHPYLIDHLKEKGYQVLYHPAISYEEAYQLIHECAGLVVTTRIPVDRRLIDRGIHLQWIARLGSGMELIDVAYATSKGIRCVSSPEGNADAVGEHAVGMLVALLRNFKVSYDQLKEGIWEREKNRGYEISGKVVGIIGYGHTGSAFARKLSGFGATILAYDKYKTGFGNEYVQEVSLETIFRQADIVSLHVPLTEETHHMVNRRFIHACAVPVYLINTSRGAVVHTHDLVEALKEERIAGACLDVLENERIDHLTDAEQEDFQYLLHHPRVIMTPHIAGYTHEASLKMAQVVLHKLGI from the coding sequence ATGACCAAGGTTTTGATTACTGCAAAAACGCATCCCTACCTGATTGATCATTTAAAGGAAAAGGGTTATCAGGTATTGTATCATCCGGCTATCAGCTATGAAGAGGCCTATCAGCTCATTCACGAATGTGCAGGATTGGTTGTTACCACGCGTATTCCTGTTGACCGCCGGCTCATTGACCGGGGCATTCATCTGCAGTGGATTGCTCGCTTGGGTTCGGGCATGGAATTGATTGATGTGGCTTATGCTACTTCCAAGGGAATCCGCTGCGTAAGCAGTCCGGAAGGCAATGCAGATGCCGTAGGGGAACATGCCGTGGGCATGTTGGTGGCTCTTTTGCGCAATTTCAAGGTAAGCTATGATCAGCTGAAAGAAGGCATCTGGGAGCGGGAAAAAAACAGAGGATACGAAATCAGTGGGAAAGTGGTGGGCATTATCGGATACGGTCATACCGGATCGGCATTTGCCCGCAAACTCAGCGGCTTTGGAGCCACCATATTGGCTTATGACAAATACAAAACTGGTTTTGGCAATGAATATGTCCAGGAAGTAAGTCTGGAAACTATTTTCCGACAGGCAGATATTGTAAGCCTGCATGTGCCATTGACGGAAGAAACCCATCATATGGTCAATCGCAGGTTTATCCATGCATGTGCCGTACCGGTATATCTGATCAATACGTCGAGGGGAGCAGTAGTACATACCCATGATCTGGTGGAAGCCCTGAAGGAAGAACGCATAGCAGGAGCCTGCCTGGATGTACTGGAAAATGAACGCATCGATCATCTCACCGATGCTGAGCAGGAAGATTTTCAATATCTGTTGCATCATCCTCGAGTGATCATGACGCCGCATATTGCCGGATATACCCATGAAGCCAGCCTCAAGATGGCTCAGGTGGTTTTGCATAAGCTGGGCATCTGA
- the pdxA gene encoding 4-hydroxythreonine-4-phosphate dehydrogenase PdxA encodes MSHISSKPVIGITCGDLNGIGIELIIKTFSDQRMLDQCTPVIYASSRTINFYRKQLNEYPLNFQILRDFQRLQSKHVYVYNCWEEEVNITPGQLTEAGGQFAIRALKTAVDHARKGWIQGLVTAPIHKANTHSADFPYTGHTGFLREAFEVPDVLMLMIADDLKIGVVTEHIPISDVASAITAQAIAGKIDILRKSLMRDFAIEMPRIAVLGLNPHAGDDGHIGTEEKTMIAPLIQSLRQQDMMVFGPYSADTFFARAQYRYFHAVLAMYHDQGLIPFKSLTQEPGVNFTAGLPIVRTSPDHGTAFDIAGKNQADPSSFRQAIFACIDILRNRVIYDESTRNPLKKSELQSE; translated from the coding sequence ATGAGCCATATATCTTCCAAACCTGTCATTGGCATCACCTGTGGCGATCTGAACGGCATAGGCATTGAACTGATCATCAAAACCTTCAGTGATCAGCGCATGCTGGATCAATGCACGCCTGTCATCTATGCTTCTTCCCGAACCATCAATTTTTACAGAAAACAATTGAACGAATATCCGTTGAATTTTCAGATCCTTCGCGATTTTCAACGTCTTCAGTCAAAACACGTATACGTGTATAACTGTTGGGAAGAAGAGGTGAATATTACACCCGGGCAGCTCACAGAGGCTGGTGGACAGTTTGCCATCCGCGCGCTGAAAACAGCTGTAGATCATGCCCGCAAAGGCTGGATTCAGGGATTGGTAACCGCTCCGATACATAAAGCCAATACTCATTCAGCTGATTTTCCTTACACCGGTCATACCGGTTTCCTGCGTGAGGCTTTTGAAGTACCCGATGTGCTGATGCTGATGATTGCCGATGATCTGAAAATCGGAGTAGTCACGGAGCATATTCCTATTTCCGATGTCGCATCGGCTATCACTGCACAGGCAATTGCAGGCAAAATAGATATTCTGCGTAAAAGCCTGATGCGTGACTTTGCCATTGAAATGCCGCGGATAGCCGTGCTGGGATTAAATCCTCATGCAGGGGATGATGGCCATATCGGCACAGAGGAAAAAACAATGATAGCTCCTCTCATCCAATCCCTACGCCAGCAGGATATGATGGTATTCGGGCCCTACAGCGCGGATACATTTTTTGCCAGAGCCCAATACCGATATTTTCATGCTGTGCTGGCCATGTATCACGATCAGGGACTGATTCCCTTTAAATCACTGACGCAGGAACCTGGTGTGAATTTTACAGCTGGATTGCCCATTGTACGCACTTCTCCCGATCATGGCACGGCTTTCGACATTGCTGGGAAGAACCAGGCTGATCCATCTTCATTCCGCCAGGCTATTTTTGCCTGCATCGATATTTTACGCAATCGGGTTATTTACGACGAAAGCACACGCAACCCGCTCAAAAAATCAGAGCTTCAGTCGGAATAA
- the ruvC gene encoding crossover junction endodeoxyribonuclease RuvC, which yields MHKQLTILGIDPGTVIMGYSVICCHSARVEVLDMGVLKLSRQKDHYERLQLIDEKVTQLIETFTPGVLAIESPFQGKNIQSMLKLGRAQGVAIVCARRAGLQVTEYSPKKVKQAVTGNGNAGKQQVWLMLRHQLQLPHEPEYYDATDALAVALCHYYALQQPVSASTSGKKAWKEFLAQHPDRIIP from the coding sequence ATGCATAAACAGCTCACCATATTAGGCATTGACCCCGGCACGGTAATCATGGGCTACAGTGTGATCTGCTGTCATTCAGCCCGGGTAGAGGTGCTTGATATGGGCGTGCTGAAATTGTCGCGGCAAAAAGATCATTATGAACGGCTGCAGCTGATTGATGAAAAAGTTACACAGCTGATCGAAACTTTCACGCCGGGTGTTCTGGCTATCGAGTCGCCGTTTCAGGGAAAAAACATCCAGAGTATGCTCAAGCTGGGAAGGGCGCAGGGTGTGGCTATTGTGTGTGCCAGGCGTGCAGGATTGCAGGTAACTGAATATTCACCTAAAAAGGTGAAACAGGCCGTTACAGGCAATGGGAACGCAGGCAAACAACAGGTATGGCTGATGCTCCGCCACCAGCTGCAATTGCCCCATGAACCAGAATATTACGATGCAACCGATGCCCTGGCTGTGGCTCTGTGCCACTATTATGCCTTACAACAGCCGGTTTCGGCATCCACATCGGGGAAAAAGGCCTGGAAAGAGTTTCTGGCACAGCATCCGGATCGGATCATACCCTGA
- the atpH gene encoding ATP synthase F1 subunit delta, with protein sequence MNNPLIASRYAKSLIELAQSMGQLEAVYQDARLLNQICKESRQWVTFLKSPVIKPDKKEKVVEQLLKERVQTLTYQFIRLLIRKEREAYLPEIARAIIDQYFALKGIHRVSITTAVPVSQQTSELIIHKLQEELGWKQVELQTQVDPRLIGGFVLQTGDRLLDASIYHQLQEVKKQFLDTSYVYNIR encoded by the coding sequence GTGAATAATCCGCTCATTGCTTCACGATATGCCAAATCACTGATTGAACTGGCCCAGAGCATGGGGCAGCTGGAAGCTGTATACCAGGATGCCAGGCTCCTGAACCAGATCTGCAAAGAGAGCCGGCAATGGGTTACTTTCCTGAAAAGCCCCGTCATCAAACCCGATAAAAAAGAAAAGGTTGTCGAGCAATTATTGAAAGAACGGGTGCAAACACTCACCTACCAGTTCATCAGACTGCTTATCAGAAAGGAACGGGAAGCCTATTTGCCCGAAATCGCTAGGGCTATTATTGACCAATACTTTGCCCTGAAGGGAATTCATCGGGTAAGTATTACCACTGCTGTGCCGGTGAGCCAGCAAACCAGTGAGCTCATCATACACAAATTACAGGAAGAGCTGGGCTGGAAACAGGTTGAACTACAAACACAAGTTGATCCGCGGCTGATTGGTGGATTTGTGTTGCAGACGGGCGACCGCCTGCTGGATGCCAGTATTTATCATCAGCTGCAGGAAGTCAAAAAACAATTTCTCGATACCAGTTACGTGTACAATATTCGATAA
- a CDS encoding lysylphosphatidylglycerol synthase domain-containing protein, protein MPNKSTKIILNTFISVGLFVGLSFLIYRQLQHQQNLSLALEQIRQVGSGHRLVILIALLLLVVPNWLIEARKWQLLLHQFQPVSLFSALQSVLIGVSLGINTPNRIGEYAGRIMLVKPEHRLEAASVMVLSSLSQLMITMGFGLLGLGYEVWAGSLRTVTHNRWLQSLWVLLCGVCLVVGVLYFRKDLMVAFFAYFRRFRFLIKVAQAIRRVPGNILLQLVGLSAIRYLIFSTQFLALLRLLGASVPWVAGFFSISLIYVIMAFLPTMALAEIGIRGELNIYFLSPYTLNTLAIVSAAVVIWLINLILPAIVGSMLWLKVKMIRRKT, encoded by the coding sequence ATGCCAAACAAAAGTACCAAAATAATTCTCAATACGTTTATCAGTGTAGGGCTCTTTGTGGGGCTTTCATTTCTGATTTATCGCCAGCTGCAGCATCAGCAAAACCTGTCGCTTGCCCTGGAGCAGATCAGGCAGGTAGGTTCAGGCCACAGATTGGTTATATTAATAGCTTTGCTGCTGCTGGTTGTACCCAACTGGCTGATAGAAGCACGGAAATGGCAGTTATTGCTGCATCAGTTTCAGCCCGTTTCACTTTTCAGCGCCCTGCAGTCGGTGCTGATAGGTGTATCGCTGGGCATCAACACTCCCAACCGGATTGGGGAGTATGCTGGCAGGATTATGCTGGTAAAACCTGAGCATCGGCTGGAGGCTGCGAGTGTAATGGTGTTGAGCAGCCTGAGTCAGCTGATGATCACCATGGGTTTTGGCCTCCTGGGGTTGGGTTATGAAGTTTGGGCGGGGAGCTTGCGTACAGTGACTCATAATCGTTGGCTGCAAAGCCTGTGGGTACTCTTGTGTGGGGTATGCCTCGTGGTGGGTGTCCTTTATTTCAGAAAAGATCTGATGGTAGCTTTTTTTGCCTATTTCAGGCGATTTCGCTTTCTGATAAAGGTAGCACAGGCCATTCGCAGGGTTCCCGGTAACATTTTGCTGCAGCTGGTAGGGCTTTCAGCGATCCGTTATTTGATTTTCAGCACACAGTTTCTTGCCCTGTTGCGGCTATTGGGTGCATCCGTTCCATGGGTTGCCGGTTTCTTCAGCATCAGTCTGATTTATGTAATCATGGCTTTTCTACCCACAATGGCACTTGCTGAGATTGGTATCAGAGGTGAATTAAACATCTATTTTTTAAGTCCCTATACTTTGAATACCCTAGCTATTGTGAGTGCAGCGGTTGTGATCTGGCTGATTAATCTGATATTGCCTGCTATTGTGGGCAGTATGTTGTGGTTAAAAGTGAAAATGATTCGCAGAAAAACATAA
- a CDS encoding HIT family protein codes for MTIFSRIIKGEIPCYKIAENDLFFAFLDIHPLVKGHTLVIPKREVDYFLDMNDEELSQILLFAKPIARAIRQVVPCERIGMSVVGLEVPHAHLHLVPIRTIDDLNFTRPKLQLSDEEMKQIQQQIIAHLSF; via the coding sequence ATGACTATTTTCTCAAGGATTATCAAAGGAGAAATTCCCTGTTACAAGATTGCAGAAAACGATTTGTTTTTTGCCTTTCTCGACATTCATCCACTGGTTAAAGGGCATACCCTGGTGATTCCCAAACGGGAGGTGGATTATTTTCTGGATATGAATGATGAAGAGCTGAGCCAGATATTATTATTTGCAAAGCCCATTGCAAGGGCCATTCGGCAGGTAGTGCCCTGTGAAAGAATCGGGATGAGTGTGGTTGGTCTGGAAGTGCCTCATGCCCACCTGCATCTGGTGCCTATCCGTACGATTGATGATTTAAATTTTACACGCCCCAAGTTGCAGCTGAGTGATGAAGAAATGAAACAGATTCAGCAACAGATCATTGCCCACCTTTCTTTTTAA
- a CDS encoding sensor histidine kinase has translation MKSSTLRKLVVVGALLMTCVLAAQVYWLQKTYALEEKEFNVKVHSALNEVVQRIRLSQRDSTPFIEAVEQPVPNFYIADIKYRINGDSIENYLKRALEENDLFTSYQFGIYNATTRKFEHVETESFNPDDNPRIQPFPPLDKKDEDYLAVLFTNRRKYIISEMNFWIFSTLALIIVIIAFAITLLILLRQKLLSEIQKDFINNMTHEFRTPISTIQLSAEVLKQAAPVKQNPRLMNYTRIIEHESSHLEQQVERVLQIAQIERANPLLHIEKLDVHAIIQRCVMDFEYKIQQKSGRFVLDLQADQTCVEADAVHFTNILFNLIDNAIKYSPVPVVTLHTWNDSQKIYISVQDNGIGIPRQYHKLLFSQFFRVPTGNLHEVKGFGLGLNYVKLYTRAFKGRVSVESEPGKGSNFTLSFPICKIS, from the coding sequence ATGAAATCGTCCACATTACGCAAACTGGTAGTCGTAGGAGCACTGCTGATGACCTGCGTACTGGCAGCCCAGGTGTACTGGCTGCAGAAAACTTATGCCCTCGAAGAAAAAGAGTTCAATGTCAAGGTACACAGTGCCCTGAATGAAGTCGTGCAGCGCATCAGGCTTTCGCAACGTGATTCCACACCTTTCATCGAAGCCGTCGAACAGCCGGTACCCAACTTTTATATTGCTGATATCAAATACCGCATCAACGGAGACAGTATTGAAAATTACCTGAAAAGAGCGCTGGAAGAAAACGATTTGTTTACCAGCTATCAATTTGGTATTTATAATGCTACTACCCGAAAGTTTGAACACGTGGAAACTGAATCTTTCAATCCGGACGATAATCCCCGTATCCAGCCCTTTCCACCTTTGGATAAAAAAGATGAAGACTATCTCGCGGTGCTGTTTACCAACAGAAGAAAGTACATCATCAGTGAAATGAACTTCTGGATTTTTTCAACACTTGCCTTAATCATAGTTATTATTGCATTTGCCATCACTTTACTCATTTTGCTGCGCCAGAAGCTGCTTTCCGAGATTCAAAAGGATTTTATCAACAATATGACCCATGAATTCCGTACACCCATTTCTACCATCCAGCTTTCGGCGGAAGTGCTGAAACAGGCTGCTCCAGTAAAGCAGAATCCTCGTTTGATGAATTACACCCGTATCATTGAACATGAATCCTCTCATCTGGAACAACAGGTGGAACGGGTTTTGCAAATTGCACAGATCGAACGCGCCAATCCCCTCCTCCATATCGAAAAGCTGGATGTGCATGCCATTATACAAAGATGTGTGATGGATTTTGAATATAAAATTCAGCAAAAATCAGGTCGGTTTGTTCTAGATTTACAGGCTGACCAGACCTGCGTAGAGGCTGATGCGGTGCATTTTACCAATATCCTGTTTAACCTGATTGACAATGCAATTAAATATTCACCAGTGCCAGTTGTTACCCTGCATACCTGGAATGATTCACAAAAAATTTACATTTCTGTTCAGGATAATGGAATTGGCATTCCCCGCCAGTATCATAAATTGCTGTTCTCCCAGTTTTTCCGGGTACCCACCGGTAATTTGCATGAAGTAAAGGGATTTGGACTGGGATTAAACTATGTTAAATTATACACGCGGGCTTTCAAAGGACGGGTTTCTGTGGAAAGTGAGCCCGGAAAAGGAAGTAATTTTACCTTATCATTTCCCATTTGCAAAATATCCTGA
- a CDS encoding DUF3108 domain-containing protein codes for MAGEKITYEVFYTLAGIYVGAGEVSFTVSLEKFKGRPVYHVVGDGKTYRSYDWFYKVRDRYESYIDTATLLPLKFIRNIHEGGYKKYELVNFDQQEHTATTLKGVYNVPNCIQDVLSAVYFARNLNYDQYHPGDRIYFDMFLDNKVYNIYIRYLGKEKVQTRFGEFNAIKIKPLLIEGTIFKGGEGMVVWVSDDPNHIPVRIESPIIVGSIKADMIEYQGIRYPFTSLIKAN; via the coding sequence ATGGCAGGTGAGAAAATTACCTATGAAGTGTTTTACACGCTTGCGGGAATCTATGTAGGAGCAGGAGAGGTTAGTTTCACCGTATCGCTGGAAAAATTCAAAGGCAGGCCTGTGTATCATGTTGTAGGTGATGGCAAAACATATCGGTCTTACGATTGGTTTTACAAAGTAAGAGATCGGTATGAAAGTTATATTGACACGGCCACTTTATTGCCCTTGAAATTTATTAGAAACATTCATGAAGGAGGCTACAAGAAATATGAACTCGTGAATTTTGATCAGCAGGAACATACCGCTACTACCCTGAAGGGTGTGTATAATGTGCCCAACTGCATCCAGGACGTATTGAGTGCAGTATATTTTGCACGCAATCTGAACTATGATCAGTACCATCCGGGAGACAGAATTTATTTTGACATGTTTCTGGATAATAAAGTGTACAACATCTATATTCGCTATCTGGGTAAAGAAAAAGTGCAAACGCGTTTTGGTGAATTCAATGCAATTAAAATCAAACCCTTGCTGATAGAAGGTACCATTTTCAAAGGCGGAGAAGGCATGGTGGTGTGGGTAAGCGATGATCCCAATCATATTCCGGTACGTATTGAAAGTCCGATTATTGTAGGAAGCATCAAGGCTGATATGATTGAATACCAGGGTATTCGTTATCCCTTTACTTCACTGATCAAAGCCAATTGA
- a CDS encoding response regulator transcription factor, with amino-acid sequence MENKARILLIEDDVNLGFVIKDNLTEAGYDVVHCTDGESGWQYFQKKNFDLILLDIMMPKKDGFSLARLIRSKNEKVPLLFLTARTLEEDKITGFKLGADDYVTKPFSMQELLLRIEVFLRRTQALNADKNKQYQIGNLLFNYPELYISGPDNYFQTLTQKEADLLKFLCENPYKTLKREEILVHVWGKDDYFLGRSMDVFITKLRKHFRHDPRIRLETIHGVGFKFMPPETSGMEAKPAAVKKKGGQ; translated from the coding sequence ATGGAAAACAAAGCACGCATTCTGCTGATAGAAGATGATGTAAACCTTGGCTTCGTGATCAAGGATAATCTCACCGAAGCGGGCTATGATGTCGTCCATTGCACCGATGGTGAAAGCGGCTGGCAATATTTTCAGAAGAAAAATTTTGATTTGATCCTGCTGGATATCATGATGCCCAAAAAAGATGGATTTTCTTTAGCCCGGCTTATCCGCAGCAAAAACGAAAAAGTGCCATTGCTTTTCCTCACGGCCCGTACCCTGGAAGAAGATAAAATCACGGGATTTAAACTGGGAGCCGACGATTATGTGACCAAGCCTTTCAGCATGCAGGAGCTCCTGTTGCGCATTGAAGTGTTCCTGCGCCGCACACAGGCTCTGAATGCGGATAAAAACAAACAATATCAGATCGGCAATCTTTTGTTCAACTATCCGGAGCTGTATATCAGCGGCCCCGACAATTATTTTCAAACCTTAACGCAGAAAGAAGCAGATCTGCTGAAGTTTCTCTGCGAAAACCCTTACAAAACCCTGAAAAGAGAAGAAATTCTGGTACATGTGTGGGGGAAAGATGATTATTTCCTGGGAAGAAGCATGGATGTGTTCATCACAAAGCTGCGCAAGCATTTCAGGCATGATCCTCGCATCCGATTGGAAACTATTCACGGGGTGGGCTTTAAATTTATGCCTCCCGAAACCTCGGGTATGGAAGCAAAGCCAGCAGCAGTTAAAAAGAAAGGTGGGCAATGA
- the greA gene encoding transcription elongation factor GreA has product MSGVHYVTRETLEQMKEELNYLRTKGRAEIARAIAEAREKGDLRENAEYDAAKEAQGHHEARIAQLEEAIANARVVDEKDIDTSKVSILSVVKITNLSTQKTMVYRLVSEQEADLKAGKISVASPIGKGLLGKKVGEIAEIQVPSGIMKLRVDEISV; this is encoded by the coding sequence ATGAGTGGTGTGCACTATGTGACCAGAGAAACGCTGGAACAGATGAAGGAAGAACTGAATTACTTACGCACAAAGGGCCGTGCTGAAATAGCACGTGCCATTGCAGAAGCCCGTGAAAAAGGTGATTTACGGGAAAATGCAGAATATGATGCAGCCAAAGAGGCTCAGGGGCATCATGAAGCTCGTATTGCGCAGCTGGAAGAAGCCATTGCCAACGCCCGGGTCGTGGATGAAAAAGATATTGACACTTCAAAAGTGTCAATCCTCTCCGTGGTAAAAATTACCAATCTATCCACCCAGAAAACGATGGTATATCGGCTGGTTTCCGAGCAGGAGGCCGATTTGAAAGCCGGCAAGATTTCCGTGGCTTCACCTATCGGAAAAGGATTGCTGGGTAAAAAAGTAGGTGAAATAGCCGAAATTCAGGTGCCTTCTGGCATCATGAAGTTGCGTGTGGACGAAATTTCTGTATAA
- the rsmA gene encoding 16S rRNA (adenine(1518)-N(6)/adenine(1519)-N(6))-dimethyltransferase RsmA, whose translation MYQIHKSLGQHFLQDENISRKIIQALAFQPGEAVLEVGPGLGALTKHLMALPEIDYRAIEIDREKVVYLLKQYPELKGNVLQGDVLEMALPFSRPFKLIGNFPYQITSGIMFRIMEWKAHVQLVVGMVQKEVARRICSTPGQKTYGLLSVLLQTWFQIEYLFEVSPHCFFPPPRVQSAVIRLMPKPEHPLIADEKQYIKLVKAAFQQRRKMLRNALKELFPPEQLQHPVFNQRAEQLGWADYLQLYEWYIHVNQ comes from the coding sequence ATGTATCAGATTCATAAATCATTAGGTCAGCATTTTCTTCAGGATGAAAATATTTCCCGGAAAATCATTCAGGCATTGGCGTTTCAACCCGGCGAAGCTGTGCTGGAAGTAGGTCCTGGCTTGGGGGCATTGACAAAGCACTTGATGGCGCTGCCGGAGATTGACTATCGGGCAATTGAAATAGACAGGGAAAAAGTAGTGTATTTGCTAAAACAATATCCGGAACTGAAAGGAAATGTGCTGCAGGGCGATGTGCTGGAGATGGCATTGCCTTTTAGCAGACCGTTTAAATTAATCGGCAATTTCCCTTATCAGATCACTTCCGGCATCATGTTTCGGATCATGGAATGGAAAGCACATGTGCAGCTGGTAGTTGGTATGGTGCAGAAAGAAGTAGCCCGGCGCATATGCAGTACACCCGGTCAGAAAACATACGGACTGTTAAGTGTATTGTTGCAAACGTGGTTTCAGATTGAATATCTGTTCGAGGTATCGCCCCACTGTTTTTTCCCTCCACCCCGCGTGCAATCGGCCGTCATCAGGCTGATGCCGAAACCTGAACATCCGTTGATCGCCGATGAAAAGCAATACATCAAACTGGTGAAAGCGGCTTTTCAGCAACGACGGAAAATGCTGCGCAATGCGTTAAAAGAATTATTTCCGCCAGAACAGCTGCAGCATCCTGTTTTTAATCAACGCGCCGAGCAGCTAGGCTGGGCAGATTATCTGCAATTGTATGAATGGTATATCCATGTAAACCAATAA